The genomic region AACTATTGAAAGAAGCCATTAGAAGCCTTGAGCAATCAGGTACACTACCCAAAAAGAATAAACCTCACAAACTTGCAGGCAACTATTCAGGCTACTGGGAAGCACATTTAAAATCAGACTGGTTAATAATATGGAAACTATATTCAGAAGATCAGGAGGTTTGGTTAACACGAACCGGTACTCATTCCGATTTGTT from Bacteroidales bacterium harbors:
- a CDS encoding type II toxin-antitoxin system YafQ family toxin; its protein translation is LLKEAIRSLEQSGTLPKKNKPHKLAGNYSGYWEAHLKSDWLIIWKLYSEDQEVWLTRTGTHSDLF